GCCGCGCGCTTCTACGAGCCCCACGCCGCTGAGATCGCGCGCAGCGGGCACAGCCTGCACGAGGTCGTGACGATCGCCTCTCTCGTGGAGCGCGAGGCGCGCGTCGACGCAGACCGGCCGCAGATCGCCGGCGTGATCGAGAACCGATTGGCGCGCGGCATGCGGCTGGAGATCGACGCGTCCGTGCTCTACGCGCTGGGTCAGCACAAGAGCCGTGTCCTCTTCTCGGACCTGGAAGTCGCCTCGCCGTACAACACGTACCGCCGCGCCGGGCTTCCGCCCGGCCCGATCGCTAGCCCCGGGCTGGCGTCGCTGGTGGCGGCGCTGCGGCCGGCGCGAAGCGACCGACTATTCTACGTGGCCAACCCGGACGGAACCCACACCTTCACGCGGACGCTGGCGGAGCACCGCGCTGCCACGGCCCGCGCCCGGCGGTCGGCGGGAGGGCCGCCATGATCGCGTCGCGGGGCCGCCGCGGGCTGCTGGCGCTCTGCCCGCACCGCTACTGTCGCTCGGGCGTTACGGACGTGGCCATCGAGGAGCTTCGGGAGGCAGGCATCGAGGCCGTGCTGCTGGACCTGGACAACACGCTGGTCGGTTGGCGCTCTCACGAAGTACCGGAACCCGTGCTCGATTGGGTTACTGCCCTGAAGTCCGCGGGGTTCAAGCTCTGTCTGGTGTCGAACACGCGCTACGGGCGCCGGCTCAGGGCGCTTTCCGAAGCCCTCGGCGTGCCGTACGTGCGGCGGGCCTGGAAGCCGCGCAGGCGCGGGTTCCAGGCGGCGCTCAGCGAGCTGGGCGTGAACCCGGCGCGCGCGGCGATGATTGGCGACCAGATGTTCACCGACGTGCTCGGGGGCAACCGCGTGGGGCTCTACACCGTGATGGTGAGGCCCATGGCGCGGCGTGAGTTCGTCGGCACGAAGGTCAGCCGCCTCTTCGAGGGCGCGCTGTTGCGCTGGTTCCTGCGGACCGGCCGGATCGGCGGCGAAGTGGGCAGCGCCACGAGGAACAAATGACGGGCGCGCGTCGTCCGACAGACCAGAGTGCATGTATTCCCCTGCCGGTCAGCGGCGACACGCGCGTCGCCGCGGTCTTCGGCTTCCCTGTCGCGCATTCGCTTTCTCCGGCGATTCACAACGCCGCATTCGCGGCGCTCGGTCTACCCTGGATCTACGTTCCGTTCCTGGTCGAGCCGGACGGGCTCGGGCCGGCTATTCGCGGCGCGGCCGCGCTCGGCATCGTGGGCGTCAACCTGACGATTCCGCACAAGGAGCGCGTGCTGCCCTACCTGGACGCCATCGACGCGGAGGCGAGTGCGCTCGGCGCGGTGAACACCGTCCACGTGTCCGGCGGCCGCTTGACGGGCTACAACACGGACGGCCACGGTTTCGCGGAGCCACTGCGCCGCCGTGGAGTGGAACTGGCCGGGCAGCGCGCCGTGGTGATCGGCGCCGGAGGCGCGGCGCGCGCCGTGGTGCTGCGGTTGGCGCGCGAGGGCGCGCGGACGGTGGTCGCCAACCGCACTCCGAGCCGCGCGGCGGCGCTCGCGGCGGACGCAAACCGCATCGCTGGGCGCGAGGCCGTCGAGGCGATCGACCTGGCCGACGCGCCCGCTCTGCGGCGCGCGCTGGCGTCCGCGTCGCTGCTGGTGAACACCACCTCGGTGGGCATGGAGCCGCGCGAGACGGAGGATCTCGGGCTTCCCGAGGGCGTCCTGCGGCCGGGGCTGCTGGTGTACGACCTGGTCTACCGCCCAGAGACCACGCGCCTGCTGGCGGCGGCGCGCGCGGCGGGCGCCGAGACGCTTGGCGGCGCCGAGATGCTGGTGCACCAGGGCGCGGCGGCGTTCTCGATATGGACGGGGCAGGCGGCCCCGGTCGACGTGATGCTGCGGGCGATGTCGCGAGCGCTGACCGGGCGATAGCCGGCGCGCGCCGGGCCGCCCTCCGCGGTGGGTGTCGAACCCCAAATTGTTGCTTGCCGTGCTCCAGGCGGCTATGATATAATCGCGCCGTCTGGCGGTCTCCGCGTCCGCGACGCGTGTGCGCGCTCACAAGAGGCGAGGTGGGGCAAAATGGTGATGGCACGTAAGAGCATGGGGGAGTACCTGGTTGAGAAAGGTCTGATCACCGCGGACCATCTCAAGCAGGCCCAGGACATGCAGCGGCAGTCGCATGGGGACCTTGCGAAGATCCTCGTGGATCTCGGCTTCGCCTCCGAGCGCGACGTGACGGAGGCGCGCGCCCAGGAGATGGGGCTGCCGTTTGTGGACCTCAACAAGTTCGCCCCGGACTCGAGCGCGATCAACGTGGTGCCCGAGCACGTGGCGAAGCGGCACAATGTGATCCCCGTCAAGAAGGACAACAACACGCTCGTCGTGGCGATGGCGGACACGAACAACCCCTACGCCGCCGACGATCTTCGCATGGTGTCGCGCTGCAACATTCGGGCGGCCCTGGCGGCGCCGGGCGCCATCGAGGACGCGATCTCTCGCGTCTATGGAGGCACCACCGCCACGCTCGCCCCCGCTGGCGGCTCGCCGGGCATGAACCCGATGAAGGCCGGGCCCGGTGGCGGCGCGGGCATGGGCGACCTGATGGCCGACATCCGCGAGAACCTGGCCAAGTACGGCTCGACCGGCGAGGTGGTCGACGAGGACGACGAGGCGGCCATCGCGCAGGCGGAAGAGGCCCCGATCATCCGGGTGGCCAACGCGATCATCCAGCAGGCCATCAAAGAGCTGGCTTCGGACATTCACGTCGAGCCCGAGCGCCGCGGCGTTCGCATCCGCTACCGCGTGGACGGCGTGCTGCACGAGGCGATGACGATGCCGAAGTACATTCAGGCGCCGCTCATCTCGCGTTTCAAGATCATGGCCGAGATGAACATCGCCGAGCGCCGGGTTCCGCAGGACGGCCGGATTCCGATCACCTATGAGAAGAAGGACTACGACCTGCGCGTCTCGTGCCTGCCCAACGTCTTCGGCGAGAAGATCGTCTGCCGCATCCTGGACAAGTCGAGCATTCTGATCGGCCTCAACAAGCTCGGGTTCACGCCGGAGGCGCAGTCGCAGCTTGAGGAGCTCGTCATTCAGCCCAACGGCATGGTTCTCTCCACGGGTCCCACGGGTTCCGGCAAGACGACCACGCAGTATTCGGTGCTCAACAAGCTCAACTCGATCGAAAAGAACATCCTGACCATCGAGGACCCGGTGGAGTATCAGTTGAGCGGCGTGACGCAGGTGCAGGTGAACAAGAAGGCCGGCCTGACGTTCGCGACGGCGTTGCGCTCGTTCCTGCGGCAGGACCCGGACATCATCATGGTCGGCGAGATGCGCGACCTGGAAACGGCCGAGATCGCGATCGAGTCCTCGCTGACGGGCCACCTCGTCCTCTCCACGCTGCACACCAACGACGCGCCGTCCGCCGTCATCCGCATGATCGACATGGGGGTGGAGCCGTACCTGATCTCGGCCACCGTGATCGGCGTGATGGCCCAGCGCCTCGGGCGCAAGGTGTGCCAGTCGTGCAAGGAGCCCTACGAGGAGGAGGCCACCTACCTGCGGCGCTTCGGGTTCCGGCCGGAGTCGCCCGACCAGAAGGTGACCCTGTGGCGTGGCCGCGGCTGCGAGGCGTGTCGGCACACCGGGTACAAGGGCCGCCTCGGGATCTACTCGCTGATGCGAGTGAACGACGAGATCGCCGAGCTCATCGTGCGCCGGGCGCCGCTGACGGACATCCGCGACGCGGCCAAGGCCAACGGCATGCTGGAGTTGCGCGAGGATGGGCTCCTGAAGGTGCTGGAGGGCGTCACCACGCCGGACGAGGTGATGCGCGTCGTCTTCACGGCCGGTCACTAGAGCGATCGGCCAGCCCGGGCGCGCGCAGCGTCCCCGGGCGTGTTCAGGCGGAGGTTCTCCCTTGTCCGAACAGACTCAGCCCGTCACCGCGCAGGGGGCCGCTCCCGCGGCTCCCAGCGCGCGCCCGCGCTCGCTCGACGATGTGCACATCGACGACCTGTTGCGCGTCGTCGTCGAGAAGGGCGGGTCCGACCTGCATGTCTCGGTCGGCGTGCCGCCCATCATTCGCGTGGACGGGCAACTCCTTCCCACCAACTACGAGAAGGTCAGCCCTCAGGAGTCCCAGCGGCTCATCTACGACATCCTGACCGATGAGCAGATCCAGCGTTTCGAGACGACCCTGGAGCTGGACTTCTCCTACCAGTTGGCCCGCCTCTCGCGCTTCCGCGTCAACGTCTACCGCGACCGGGGAAACGTGGCCACCGCGTTCCGCGTGATCCCCTCGCGGATCCCGACGCTGCGCGACCTGAGCCTGCCCGCCGTGCTCGAGGACCTCACCCGCCTGCCGCGCGGCCTGATCCTCGTGACCGGGCCCACCGGGTCCGGCAAGTCCACCACGCTCGCAGCGATGATCAACCAGATCAACACCGAGCGCAGCGTGCACGTGCTGACCATCGAGGACCCGATCGAGTACCTGCACAGCCACCGCTTCAGCATCATCAACCAGCGCGAGGTGGGCCAGGACACCCGGCAGTTCGCCAACGCGCTGCGCGCCGCCCTCCGCGAGGACCCGGACGTAATCCTCGTGGGCGAAATGCGCGACCTGGAGACGATGCAGATGGCCGTGTCCGCCGCGGAGACCGGCCACCTCGTCTTCGCGACCCTGCACACCAACAGCGCGGCCACCTCCGTGGAGCGCATCGTGGACTCGTTCCCGCCTGGCCAGCAGGAGCAGGTGCGCCTGCAGCTCTCCAACAACCTGCAGGCTATCCTGTGCCAGCAACTGCTGCCTCGCGCCAATCAGCCGGGCCGCGTCTGCGCGATGGAGATCATGACGGCCAGCCCGGCCATCCGCAACCTGATCCGCGAGAACAAGGCGCACCAGATCACCTCGATGATCCAGACCAGCGCGAACATGGGCATGCAGACCATGGACCAGTCGCTGCGCGATCTCTACCTGCGCGGCTTGATCACCTTCGAGCTGGCCATGGAGCGCGCCATGAACGCGGTGGAGCTCGAGAAGATGATTCGAACGGCGACGATCCCCGGCCCCGGGACGTCGGGAGGCGGCCGCTCGGCATAGCGCCGGCGGGGGACACGCGCGCCTGAGACCGGGCGCCGGGCACCGGGGAGGTGAGTATGGCAACCTTCAGCTACACCGTTCGCGACGCCAGCGGGCAGACGCGCTCGGGCACCTCGGACGCCGAGAGCGCCGAGATCCTGCGGCGGCGCCTGCAGGAGCAGGGCTTCACGGTCGCGGACATTCAGCAGACGGCGGCCGGCAAGAAGAAGGCGAGCGGCGCCGGCTGGGGCCGCGTGAAGCTGGCCGACCTGTCGATCTTCTGCCGGCAGTTCTCCACGATGATCGACGCGGGCGTCTCGCTCGTACGGGCGCTGGACGTGCTCGGGGAGCAGACACAGAACCCCAAGCTCAAGCGCATGATCATCGACATCCAGCAGGAGGTGGAGTCCGGCCAGACCCTCTCCAAGGCGATGTCGAAGTACCCGCGCACCTTCACGAGCCTGTTCATCGGGCTGGTGAAGGCGGGGGAGGTGGGAGGCGTGCTCGAGGAGGCCCTGCAGCGGCTCTCCGGCTTCCTTGAGAAGGACATGGAGCTCCGGCGCAAGGTGAAGGCCGCCCTCACCTACCCGGCCATCGTCGTGGTGGTTGCCGTCGGCATCGTCGTCGGCCTCTGCACCTTCATTGTCCCCAAGTTCGTGGAGCTCTTCCGCGACCTGGGGGTGAAGGAGCTTCCGGCCATGACGCAGATCCTGGTTGACTTCAGCGACTTCCTGAAGCAGCGATGGTGGCTGGGCATCATCATCCTGCTGGCCCTCTACGTGGCGACGAAGTACTTCGGTACGACGCGCATCGGGCGGCGAGTGATCGACCGGATCAAGCTGAAGGTGCCGGTGTTCGGCAAGCTGCACCACAAGATCGCGCTGGCCCGTTTCTCGCGCACCCTGGGCACCTTGCTCGTCTCGGGCGTGCCGATCCTGCAGGCGCTGGAGACGGTGGCCGGCACGGTGGGCAACGGCATCATCGCCGAGGCCGTGATGCAGGCCCGCGCCCGTATCCGGGAGGGCGACCGGATCAACGACCCACTCGAGAAGAGCAAGATGTTCCCGCCGATGGTGGTGCACATGATCTCCATCGGCGAGGAGTCCGGCGCGCTCGACGCGATGCTCACCAAGATCGCCGAGTTCTACGAGCAGGAAGTCGACGCCACGCTCCAGAGCCTGACGGCGGCCATCGAGCCGGTTCTGATCGTCTTCCTCGGCTTCTGCGTGGGGTTCATCGTCATCGCGATGTTCATGCCCCTGATCAGCGTGATACAGAACCTTACCTCGGGAAGCGGCGACTCCAGCGCGGGTGCGGGCGCGGGGGAGGAGTAGTCGGTCTGTGAGGCGGCCGGCGCCCCGCGAGGTGTGCCGGCCGCAACGCCCCACGGTGCGCGATGGGCGCCCTCGCGCGGTCACCCGCCGGCCGCGGACGGGCGCGGCGCGCCCGCGCATCGGATACACATCATGGCACGCCACGGAGGGCGCCCTTGACCCCGGTTCCCGATCTCTTCTGGGCCGTCCTCGCGGGCGTGTTTGGCGCCGTCATCGGCAGCTTTCTCAACGTAGTGGTCTGGCGGCTGCCCCGCGGCCAGTCGCTGATGGACCCGCCCCGCTCCTACTGCCCGCGGTGCAAGCACGTGCTGGGCGCCGCGGAGAACATACCGCTGCTCAGCTTCCTCGCGCAGGGAGGACGCTGCCGGGCTTGCCGAGAGCCGATCCCCTGGCGCTACTTCTGGGTGGAGTTGGCGTGCGCCGCGCTCTTCGTGGCGATCACCGAGCGGTTCGGTCCGACGCTGGACACGGTGGCCTACTGCGCGTTCGGAGCCCTGCTGCTCGCCGCGCTGTTCATCGACCTCGAGTTGTACGTGATTCCGGACGAGTTGAACACCCTGGCGCTGCTGGTGGGCGTCTCGCGCGACGTGTGGGGGGCCGCGGCGGGCGAGCCGAACCATGCGCTCCTGTGGGGCTGGCTGCCACGCTCCGTGCTGGGCGCGATGGTGTGCGCCTCGGTATTCGTGGCGATCCAGGTGCTCGGCCGGGCGCTGTTCCACAAGGATGCGATGGGCGATGGCGACGTGAAGCTTGCCCGCGCGATCGGGGCGATGATGCCGCTGCGGCTGGCCCTGGTATCGTTCCTGTTGGCCATCGGCGTGGGGGCGGTGCTCGGCGGTGCTCTGGTGCTCTTGCAGGCGATCCGCCGGCCCGCGGCCGCGGAGACGGGGGCGCGCGACGCGCAGGACGAGGAGCCGGAGGCGACGCCTCTGGCCGAGATCCTCCGCTACGGGCTCTACTACGTGGCGTTTGTTGACCTGCTGATCGCGGCCGCTGCCCGGGTGGGGGTGGCGCCCGCCCGGCGCGCCGCGGCCCGCTGGGCGGCCGAGGCGCCGCCTGACGAGGAGGACGACTTCGTGCCCGGGCCAACGCACATTCCGTTCGGGCCCTACATGGTGGTGGGCGCGTTCCTGGCGCTCTTCGTGGGTGACCGGCTGATCGCGTGGTACCTGGCGTGGGCCGGGCTTGGCCCGCGCGGAGCCTAGCGGCGAACGGCCGAGCCCGGCAGGGCAGGGGGCGGCTCGCGTCGAACGGTAGGAACGTGGCCGCGGAACAACGACCTCGGGCGTCTCGTCAGACCCTTGGCACAATCAGGGCACGGCGCACGCGCGCGCCGCGCCGTTCGCGGACGCTTCCGCAAAGGTGGGGGATAGGCGATGCTTAGCGCGTCTCGACCACGCGGTTTCACACTGATCGAGCTTCTCACCGTCATCGCGATCATCGCGGTGCTCGCCGCCATCCTGTTTCCGCTGGCCGGCAGCGTCCGCGAGCAGGCTCGCGCCGCCGACTGCATGAGCAAGTTGCACCAGCTTTACGTAAGCGCGCGCGTCTATCGCGACGATGAGGGCGCCTACCCGCCGGCGCTATTCGGGTACGTGGAAACCGAGGTTACGGACACCAACTGCACCGGGCAGTCCGGCGTGCCGCGACGAATCCCGTTCTCGGACGGGGTGGGGGCCGGCTACGTGGCGGTGGACCAGGTCGCCAACGGCTTCCTGTATGGCGAGCAGGTGCGCGACGCCAGCGTGTTTCGCTGCCCCGACAACGTGCCGATGTCGAGAACGGCCATCACGGTGGCTCACTACCCCAACGTGCAGGGCACCGACCCTGGCCAGGCCTTCTACTGGCCGACGACGTGGGTTGGCGACTACCTGGCCAGCAAGGGCTGTCCGACGGACGAGGCAGGAACCATCGACTGCTTCTGGGACGTCGACCCGAACGACCCGTGCCTGGGCCAGCTCTACCTGAAGCCGCGCTACTTCTACGTCTGGGACTCGTATGACCTGGGCCCGCGCGTGGATGCCAGCGGGACACCGATCCGCACCGCGGACGACCAGTACGTCTTCGACCGTCACTACAGCGTCGATTGGACAGGGCAACTCGGCCTCAGTGACCTCCCGACACAACTTAAGTACGCCAACCCGCCGGGCGATCGCACTCTGCTGACGTACTGCACCTGGCATGCCGCCATCGCCGGCGCCAACACCGTCACGGCCATCTCGACTTCGGGCACCGCCCGCAAGGTCGACATCGGGCGGGCGCTGCGGAACGGTCCGGAGATGTACGCCCGGTAGCGGGCGCTGCGGCCACATGCGCGCTGCCGCCATCGGCGTGCGGCGGCCTTCGGCGCGCGGACGCGGGGGGGGCAGGCGCGCCTACCTGCCGGCCGCGGGCGGCAGGAACAAGGGTTCGGGGGGTCTCGTCCAACTGATGTAAGAAGCCGGCCCGGTCGGGCGCCCGTCGGGTGCATGCGCCGGGGCGGCCCGCGCCCCGCGGCGGTGGCAGCAGACACGAGAGAACCATGTACAGGACGCGACGAAACAACGGAATATCGCTCATCGAAGTGCTCGTGGTGATCGTGGTGCTGCTGGTGGGGATCATGTCGGTCGTGCGGCTCTTCCCGCCGGGCTTCCTGATCAACCGGCGGACCGAGGCCACCACCCTCTCGTCGCGGCTGGCCAAGGCGGAGGTGGATCGCTACACCGCTGGCTCCGCCAACCTGATGGACGCGGTGCTCCCGACGACGATCGAGGAGAACGCGAACTCGCCCACCGGCTACTACATTCGCGTGGATCTCGACGCCACCCCCGACGAGCTCACCGAGGTCGCCCAGCCGGTGGCGGGCGTTGACCCCTACTACCTGTCCGGGCCCAACAAGTTCCGCTGGATTCGCGGCGAGACGGTGCGGGTGCCGAACCCGTCGCCCATCGCGCCTGGCGTGCGCGGCTCCGTGTACATGCTGAGCGCGGCGCCCGTCTACGACAACCTGGCCGTCGACGCCAACGGCGCGGTCGTCGACAGCATCGTGGTGAGCGGGCAGCCGCTGCGGCGGCGCGGGCAGGACTCGACCGACCCGTATGGGCCGTATCTGCGGAGCCTGGCGGAGTACGCGATCGACTACGATAACGCGCAGATCGCCTTCTTCCCGGCGCCCTATCCGCGCACGTTCAAGATCACCTACAGCTACTACGACGCGAGCAACGAGGTGCAGACGGTGGCCGCGCAGTCGCTGGCGGTGCCCGCCGCCTCGCAGGCCGTGTGGCAGCCGGTGAGCCCGCCCAATGGCGGCGAGCTGGTGCGCGACGGCGACGTGGTGTCGCGCGCCTTCACCCGGGTGGCCTACCCGCCAGCCTGGTCGCCCGATCCCTACGAGTACTGCGTCGTTCCGAGCACGGCCAGTATCGCCGGTTTCGCCAGTATGGGCGTCCTGATCTTCAACCCGCTCGGGCGCGACTACGTCGAGCGCACGGCCCGTGGCAACGTGCCGCTGACCGCAAAGATCGACTACAACGTGCTGGACTGGCGGATCCTCCGCGAGGACCGGCCGATGCCGGGCATCGCGCCCTACCAGGTGCGTCTGGGGCTCAAGCGGATCATGCGGGTTGGCGAGTACGAGGCCGACCAGAGCCAGTACCCAGGCCTCTGGCGCGATCCGAACGCGCCGCACGTCGACCTGCTCGTGTACAACGTGACGACCGGGCAGGAGGTGCCGCCCAGCCAGTACTCGGTGAACTACCGCGAGGGCGTGGTAACCTTCACGGACGCGTTCGGCGGGGCCAGCGCCTCGGGCACCTTCCGCTTCTTCTATAAGGCGAACGGCGACTGGGCCATGCAGGTGCTCAAGGCGGCGTCCGGCTACCATCGCGCCGCGTCTCACACGGCCAACATCGGCTTTGGCGAGTTCTACCTCGGCGGCGGGGCGAGCGGCGGAGATGCGACCCGTATGTACTTCCCGCTCATGGAATCCGGAAACACGGTCAATATCCGGGACCTGTGGTACTGGTCTCACAACGACATCACGGGGGCAACGACGCTCCGGCGGGCGTCCAACGAGACGTATCGTATTAACTCGGCGCGCGGCCAGTTCTGGCAGACCGGGCGCGGCCCACTGACCTGGCTGGACCTGCGCGACAATCACAATACCGCAACAGACCGGGCCGTTGCCTGGGCGCTCTCGTCGTTCAGCGCGGCGCCGGCCGGCGTGCAGCCAACCTACGGGATTCAGCCGGCGCTGGGAGTGCAGGGCATCTCCTTCCGGGTGCGTGTCGTCTGGAGCGGCAGCACCACGGTCACGGAGACCGCCAGCGGCAACGTGGCGCACCGGCGATGGCGCAGGCTGAACCTGGACACCTTCCTGACCCGCGGTGAGGGCTAGGCCGGAGATATGAGCGGGATGCATACGAGCTCTGTTCGGGGCACCGCAAGCCGCCCGTGCCGTGTCCGGCCCTGGCGCTGCGGCGAGGCCGATCACGGTATGAGACCGAGTGAAATCGCGCGCGCTCGAAGAGGCGCCTTCACGCTCGTCGAGTTGCTGGTCGTCATGGCCATCTCGGTGATCCTGTTGGGCCTGATCTTCGGACCCATGGTGGAGAGCTTCAACCTCACAAACCGGGCCCGGGTGCAGGTGCTGGCCCAGGACGTATCGCGCCAGATCATGGAACAGCTCCAGCGGGAGATCGCCGACGGCGTGTTCGTGTTCGACAACGCGAGCCTTCCGATCACCTTCTGGGTGCCCGACCCGACCGGCCGGCCGCTCGCCATGCCGGTGCCCTACGCCATGCTGGACCTGGTGCCGCCGGCGCGCGTGAACGACCAGAACCCGAACCTGGGCTCCGGCGTGCCGCTCGACCCGACCACCGGCCTGCCGGTGGAGTCAGCGCGCGGCCCGCTCGCGCTGCCCGTGGCGCCCGGCCGGGCCATCGTGCGGATATGGACGGGCCTGCGCGACAACGCAACCGTTCCGGACGACTCCGGCGCGGGCCTCTCGGGGAGGCCCGCCAGGCTCTACGCCAACTTCTACGACAATCGGCGCAACACGACGTTCGACCAGCACAACCCGTTCCTGCTCTACCGCGCGCTCTTCACGCCGTACACCGTCCACGGGCAGGTGGATACGCGCCTGATGAACATCGGCCGCTTCGGCTCGCTGCAGGCCGCCATGCGCGACCCGAACTTCTTCTACGACAACGACGAGGCCATTCGCCCGAACGACGCGAGCATCGCCACCAACGCGGTGCCCGGGTGGAAGGACCTCAACAAGGACGGCAAGGTCAACTACTCGGAGAACTGGCAGGCGATTGGGCGCAGCCTGGTGCCGAGCGACCGCGCCGACATGGTGAGCGTGGAGCGCGACCGCGACGGCCGCCCGCTATACGGCAACGACCCGGTCTCCGGCCTGGTCGAGATGCGGATCGCCCCGCAGGCGCGCTTCCAGCCAACCTACGTCGGCAACGACGCGGGCGCGCCCGCCAGCACGGCGGACACGGCCAACGAGGCGCCGGCTGTGCGGCCCACGAGCTACGTCGAGGCCTACGGCCACTGGACCACGCCGTTCCGGCTCTACGTCTATCGCAGCAGCCTGAACGACCCGCTCCTGCGCTACTTCTACTGGACCGGCGCCGGGCCCGTGCGATACGTGGAGTACGACACCGCGACCGGCTCCATCACGAACGGTGGCGGCCAGGGCGAGAACACCTACTTCTACCCGCTGGAGCCCACCAACCTGCCCAACGCCATGCCAGCCGGCAGGTTCCTGATGTTCACCGTAGATCCGCGGCGCGGTATCGTGAATT
This genomic interval from Chthonomonadales bacterium contains the following:
- a CDS encoding YqeG family HAD IIIA-type phosphatase; this translates as MIASRGRRGLLALCPHRYCRSGVTDVAIEELREAGIEAVLLDLDNTLVGWRSHEVPEPVLDWVTALKSAGFKLCLVSNTRYGRRLRALSEALGVPYVRRAWKPRRRGFQAALSELGVNPARAAMIGDQMFTDVLGGNRVGLYTVMVRPMARREFVGTKVSRLFEGALLRWFLRTGRIGGEVGSATRNK
- a CDS encoding prepilin-type N-terminal cleavage/methylation domain-containing protein, translating into MLSASRPRGFTLIELLTVIAIIAVLAAILFPLAGSVREQARAADCMSKLHQLYVSARVYRDDEGAYPPALFGYVETEVTDTNCTGQSGVPRRIPFSDGVGAGYVAVDQVANGFLYGEQVRDASVFRCPDNVPMSRTAITVAHYPNVQGTDPGQAFYWPTTWVGDYLASKGCPTDEAGTIDCFWDVDPNDPCLGQLYLKPRYFYVWDSYDLGPRVDASGTPIRTADDQYVFDRHYSVDWTGQLGLSDLPTQLKYANPPGDRTLLTYCTWHAAIAGANTVTAISTSGTARKVDIGRALRNGPEMYAR
- a CDS encoding shikimate dehydrogenase, which codes for MTGARRPTDQSACIPLPVSGDTRVAAVFGFPVAHSLSPAIHNAAFAALGLPWIYVPFLVEPDGLGPAIRGAAALGIVGVNLTIPHKERVLPYLDAIDAEASALGAVNTVHVSGGRLTGYNTDGHGFAEPLRRRGVELAGQRAVVIGAGGAARAVVLRLAREGARTVVANRTPSRAAALAADANRIAGREAVEAIDLADAPALRRALASASLLVNTTSVGMEPRETEDLGLPEGVLRPGLLVYDLVYRPETTRLLAAARAAGAETLGGAEMLVHQGAAAFSIWTGQAAPVDVMLRAMSRALTGR
- a CDS encoding type II secretion system F family protein translates to MATFSYTVRDASGQTRSGTSDAESAEILRRRLQEQGFTVADIQQTAAGKKKASGAGWGRVKLADLSIFCRQFSTMIDAGVSLVRALDVLGEQTQNPKLKRMIIDIQQEVESGQTLSKAMSKYPRTFTSLFIGLVKAGEVGGVLEEALQRLSGFLEKDMELRRKVKAALTYPAIVVVVAVGIVVGLCTFIVPKFVELFRDLGVKELPAMTQILVDFSDFLKQRWWLGIIILLALYVATKYFGTTRIGRRVIDRIKLKVPVFGKLHHKIALARFSRTLGTLLVSGVPILQALETVAGTVGNGIIAEAVMQARARIREGDRINDPLEKSKMFPPMVVHMISIGEESGALDAMLTKIAEFYEQEVDATLQSLTAAIEPVLIVFLGFCVGFIVIAMFMPLISVIQNLTSGSGDSSAGAGAGEE
- a CDS encoding prepilin-type N-terminal cleavage/methylation domain-containing protein, with amino-acid sequence MYRTRRNNGISLIEVLVVIVVLLVGIMSVVRLFPPGFLINRRTEATTLSSRLAKAEVDRYTAGSANLMDAVLPTTIEENANSPTGYYIRVDLDATPDELTEVAQPVAGVDPYYLSGPNKFRWIRGETVRVPNPSPIAPGVRGSVYMLSAAPVYDNLAVDANGAVVDSIVVSGQPLRRRGQDSTDPYGPYLRSLAEYAIDYDNAQIAFFPAPYPRTFKITYSYYDASNEVQTVAAQSLAVPAASQAVWQPVSPPNGGELVRDGDVVSRAFTRVAYPPAWSPDPYEYCVVPSTASIAGFASMGVLIFNPLGRDYVERTARGNVPLTAKIDYNVLDWRILREDRPMPGIAPYQVRLGLKRIMRVGEYEADQSQYPGLWRDPNAPHVDLLVYNVTTGQEVPPSQYSVNYREGVVTFTDAFGGASASGTFRFFYKANGDWAMQVLKAASGYHRAASHTANIGFGEFYLGGGASGGDATRMYFPLMESGNTVNIRDLWYWSHNDITGATTLRRASNETYRINSARGQFWQTGRGPLTWLDLRDNHNTATDRAVAWALSSFSAAPAGVQPTYGIQPALGVQGISFRVRVVWSGSTTVTETASGNVAHRRWRRLNLDTFLTRGEG
- a CDS encoding prepilin peptidase gives rise to the protein MTPVPDLFWAVLAGVFGAVIGSFLNVVVWRLPRGQSLMDPPRSYCPRCKHVLGAAENIPLLSFLAQGGRCRACREPIPWRYFWVELACAALFVAITERFGPTLDTVAYCAFGALLLAALFIDLELYVIPDELNTLALLVGVSRDVWGAAAGEPNHALLWGWLPRSVLGAMVCASVFVAIQVLGRALFHKDAMGDGDVKLARAIGAMMPLRLALVSFLLAIGVGAVLGGALVLLQAIRRPAAAETGARDAQDEEPEATPLAEILRYGLYYVAFVDLLIAAAARVGVAPARRAAARWAAEAPPDEEDDFVPGPTHIPFGPYMVVGAFLALFVGDRLIAWYLAWAGLGPRGA
- a CDS encoding type IV pilus twitching motility protein PilT — its product is MHIDDLLRVVVEKGGSDLHVSVGVPPIIRVDGQLLPTNYEKVSPQESQRLIYDILTDEQIQRFETTLELDFSYQLARLSRFRVNVYRDRGNVATAFRVIPSRIPTLRDLSLPAVLEDLTRLPRGLILVTGPTGSGKSTTLAAMINQINTERSVHVLTIEDPIEYLHSHRFSIINQREVGQDTRQFANALRAALREDPDVILVGEMRDLETMQMAVSAAETGHLVFATLHTNSAATSVERIVDSFPPGQQEQVRLQLSNNLQAILCQQLLPRANQPGRVCAMEIMTASPAIRNLIRENKAHQITSMIQTSANMGMQTMDQSLRDLYLRGLITFELAMERAMNAVELEKMIRTATIPGPGTSGGGRSA
- the tadA gene encoding Flp pilus assembly complex ATPase component TadA; the protein is MVMARKSMGEYLVEKGLITADHLKQAQDMQRQSHGDLAKILVDLGFASERDVTEARAQEMGLPFVDLNKFAPDSSAINVVPEHVAKRHNVIPVKKDNNTLVVAMADTNNPYAADDLRMVSRCNIRAALAAPGAIEDAISRVYGGTTATLAPAGGSPGMNPMKAGPGGGAGMGDLMADIRENLAKYGSTGEVVDEDDEAAIAQAEEAPIIRVANAIIQQAIKELASDIHVEPERRGVRIRYRVDGVLHEAMTMPKYIQAPLISRFKIMAEMNIAERRVPQDGRIPITYEKKDYDLRVSCLPNVFGEKIVCRILDKSSILIGLNKLGFTPEAQSQLEELVIQPNGMVLSTGPTGSGKTTTQYSVLNKLNSIEKNILTIEDPVEYQLSGVTQVQVNKKAGLTFATALRSFLRQDPDIIMVGEMRDLETAEIAIESSLTGHLVLSTLHTNDAPSAVIRMIDMGVEPYLISATVIGVMAQRLGRKVCQSCKEPYEEEATYLRRFGFRPESPDQKVTLWRGRGCEACRHTGYKGRLGIYSLMRVNDEIAELIVRRAPLTDIRDAAKANGMLELREDGLLKVLEGVTTPDEVMRVVFTAGH